From a region of the Anaeromyxobacter sp. genome:
- a CDS encoding aminoacyl-histidine dipeptidase, translating to MADLLDALDPKPLWSYFLELSRIPRGSKHEAAAAQWVAAQGRALGCQVEQDAVGNVLLRKAASPGREDRPTVALQCHVDMVCEKNEGTPHDFGKDPIRVRRDGNVLRATGTTLGADNGIGVAAGLAVLAARDLDHPALELLVTVDEETGLTGANGLQPGWLRAATLLNLDSEEEGELTIGCAGGMDTLARRQVTRVAPPPGAVAFRLKVAGLKGGHSGIDIGAGRGNSLRLLAQVLDAVMAAHGLALVSLGGGNKRNAIPREASAVVLCAPDRAAALAADVARVSAEWRTALGAFDPNLAITLEPGAAAPPMASTDAKAVLGLLLAGPHGVEAMSPDIAGLVQTSTNMGLCETREDVVEVNFLTRSSIDASKQALARRIAAVVEVAGFQATHSGGYPGWKPEPGSGVVKLVDGVHRELFGKPMAIKAIHAGLECGLIGEKYPQMEMASIGPSMWDVHTPDEHVSIPSVKNFWTLLTAVLAKL from the coding sequence ATGGCCGACCTGCTCGACGCCCTCGACCCCAAGCCGCTCTGGTCCTACTTCCTCGAGCTCTCCAGGATCCCGCGCGGCTCCAAGCACGAGGCCGCCGCGGCCCAGTGGGTGGCGGCGCAGGGGCGGGCGCTCGGCTGCCAGGTGGAGCAGGACGCCGTGGGCAACGTGCTCCTGCGCAAGGCGGCCTCGCCGGGCCGGGAGGACCGCCCGACCGTGGCGCTGCAGTGCCACGTGGACATGGTCTGCGAGAAGAACGAGGGGACGCCGCACGACTTCGGCAAGGACCCCATCCGCGTGCGGCGCGACGGCAACGTGCTGCGGGCCACCGGCACCACGCTGGGCGCCGACAACGGCATCGGGGTGGCGGCCGGGCTGGCGGTGCTGGCGGCCCGCGACCTGGACCACCCGGCGCTCGAGCTGCTGGTCACGGTGGACGAGGAGACCGGCCTGACCGGCGCCAACGGGCTCCAGCCGGGCTGGCTGCGGGCCGCCACCCTGCTCAACCTGGACAGCGAGGAGGAGGGGGAGCTGACCATCGGCTGCGCCGGGGGCATGGACACGCTGGCGCGCCGCCAGGTCACCCGGGTGGCCCCGCCGCCCGGCGCCGTCGCCTTCCGGCTCAAGGTGGCCGGCCTCAAGGGCGGCCACTCCGGCATCGACATCGGCGCCGGTCGCGGCAACTCGCTGCGCCTGCTGGCGCAGGTGCTCGACGCGGTGATGGCGGCCCACGGGCTGGCGCTGGTGAGCCTGGGGGGCGGCAACAAGCGCAACGCCATCCCGCGCGAGGCGTCGGCGGTGGTGCTGTGCGCCCCGGACCGCGCCGCGGCGCTGGCCGCGGACGTGGCGCGGGTCTCGGCCGAGTGGCGCACCGCCCTGGGCGCCTTCGACCCGAACCTGGCCATCACCCTGGAGCCGGGCGCGGCCGCGCCCCCCATGGCGTCCACCGACGCCAAGGCGGTGCTGGGGCTCCTGCTGGCCGGCCCGCACGGCGTGGAGGCCATGAGCCCGGACATCGCCGGGCTGGTCCAGACCTCCACCAACATGGGGCTGTGCGAGACCCGCGAGGACGTGGTGGAGGTGAACTTCCTGACCCGCTCCTCCATCGACGCCTCCAAGCAGGCGCTGGCGCGGCGCATCGCCGCGGTGGTGGAGGTGGCCGGCTTCCAGGCCACCCACTCCGGCGGCTACCCGGGCTGGAAGCCGGAGCCGGGCTCGGGCGTGGTGAAGCTGGTGGACGGGGTGCACCGCGAGCTGTTCGGCAAGCCCATGGCCATCAAGGCCATCCACGCCGGGCTGGAGTGCGGGCTGATCGGCGAGAAGTACCCGCAGATGGAGATGGCCTCCATCGGCCCGAGCATGTGGGACGTCCACACCCCCGACGAGCACGTCTCCATCCCGTCGGTGAAGAACTTCTGGACGCTGCTGACCGCCGTGCTGGCGAAGCTCTAG
- a CDS encoding FAD-dependent oxidoreductase, with translation MSEPSREVLIVGAGVAGLACARALAEAGRPALLLERARGVGGRCATRRLEGQPLDHGPAFLHGSDPGFLAALAAVPATALPGWPSGVSGTGQPCQAEAFRPGEVRLAFAEGVNAFPRHLATGLEVRLEAEVTTLEEAGSRLRLQTAAGQPLEAPAVVLALAAEQAGRLLGTLPAALPEVRGARALLDLSRSHACLALLAVYGEEAPRPGWQVCYPEASRALQLVSHDSSKRPAGARVALVLQARPAWSRAHLEDPAWPVALLEEAGRVLGPWAARPAASHAHRWRHARTDRAAELAGPLLLTLPGGGRLGVCGDRFAPGGGVEAAWRSGRLMAARLLQGAWPAAGAT, from the coding sequence ATGTCCGAACCCTCCCGGGAGGTGCTGATCGTGGGCGCCGGGGTGGCCGGCCTGGCTTGCGCCCGCGCGCTGGCCGAGGCTGGCCGGCCCGCCCTGCTGCTCGAGCGGGCCCGCGGCGTGGGCGGCCGCTGTGCCACCCGGCGCCTGGAGGGGCAGCCGCTGGACCACGGCCCCGCCTTCCTGCACGGCAGCGACCCGGGCTTCCTGGCGGCCCTGGCCGCGGTGCCGGCCACCGCGCTGCCGGGCTGGCCGTCCGGGGTGTCCGGCACCGGCCAGCCCTGCCAGGCCGAGGCCTTCCGGCCCGGCGAGGTCCGGCTGGCCTTCGCCGAGGGCGTCAACGCCTTCCCGCGCCACCTGGCCACGGGGCTGGAGGTCCGCCTCGAGGCCGAGGTGACGACGCTGGAGGAGGCGGGGAGCCGCCTGCGCCTGCAGACCGCGGCGGGCCAGCCGCTGGAGGCGCCGGCGGTGGTGCTGGCGCTGGCCGCCGAGCAGGCCGGGCGCCTCCTCGGCACCCTGCCGGCGGCGCTGCCCGAGGTGCGCGGGGCCCGCGCCCTGCTCGACCTGTCGCGCAGCCACGCCTGCCTGGCGCTGCTGGCCGTCTACGGGGAGGAGGCGCCGCGCCCCGGCTGGCAGGTCTGCTACCCGGAGGCCTCCCGGGCGCTGCAGCTGGTGTCGCACGACTCCTCCAAGCGACCGGCCGGCGCCCGGGTGGCGCTGGTGCTGCAGGCGCGTCCGGCCTGGTCGCGCGCCCACCTGGAGGACCCGGCCTGGCCGGTGGCGTTGCTCGAGGAGGCCGGGCGGGTGCTGGGGCCCTGGGCGGCGCGGCCGGCGGCCAGCCACGCCCACCGCTGGCGCCACGCCCGCACCGACCGCGCTGCCGAGCTGGCCGGGCCGCTCCTGCTCACCCTGCCCGGCGGCGGGCGGCTCGGGGTGTGCGGCGACCGGTTCGCGCCCGGCGGCGGGGTGGAGGCGGCCTGGCGCTCGGGCCGCCTCATGGCGGCGCGCCTGCTGCAGGGCGCCTGGCCGGCGGCGGGCGCGACGTGA
- a CDS encoding protein kinase, which yields MTQLLAELGRTRDVPVPEAWIKPPAAGDRIGRFELVREIGRGGFGVVFEALDGELGRPVAFKALRPSRVIEAGQAAALRDEAEAAARLNHPGIVTVHDFGTCASGPYVIMELLRGEALAERVERGPLPVAEAVHVALEVARALAHAHAAGVLHRDLNPGNVFLCQGGAVKVLDFGLARVLGSGGLRGGTPSYTAPEQWRGEADDGRADLFGLGCLLYRMLAGRTPYQTASGRLTVHDVTPPPLPDLAGVPAGLAALARRLVERIPADRPASAAEVVRLLEAEARALDPRARRVRRGLAGLGAAAVALALLVGAFAWWGPDEPPGPLAVLVADLENRTGEPELDGLAGLLGTALEQSRHLAVVSRARQWEALAQLGHGDAVRIDERLAREVARRTGVQALLLGTVHRFDGTYVLELRGLEPAAGRHLFSLSERVVGRQLVPELVDAVALRARRALAEPQDLVEADRRPVGDAVTHNLAAYRHYFAGLECMIRRSDSERVCPDHFLRALEIDPAFALAHHQLAYLLGAEGSDEAGARRENALAMAQADRAPPRERALILAFQAELEGRVEDAVVAYGEAAGRFPDDHEVHARAGYYLHRQRDWARALPFMRRAVALDPEREDVARLLVADLVQLGRLDELRQYAAAWERLPSSPARRSLLVRAWFWLGDRPRALAVAHQISAAGGLGAHYEEAVIHFAGGDFGAAASALDRDVAAGQEDAYVRAGVTRALEARGRFREALGRVPPDDAPSRRALVHHSRAVMLAAQGRGAEAWQEAQRCAEADPAIAGPLATDLLFLGDRPGAATLAAGLAPGTLDARVHAAVLAWREGQSGEAVRALQALSATEPVPSWWGMPPSWALAQVAEVAGDHATVVAAVDRLLSTWHPMSSRGGGMVPRALLLRAHALARLGRRERARTELERLLAQRAGGDPADPVAAEARVALAALEAPR from the coding sequence ATGACCCAGCTCCTGGCGGAGCTGGGGCGGACCCGCGACGTGCCGGTGCCCGAGGCCTGGATCAAGCCGCCGGCGGCGGGCGATCGGATCGGTCGCTTCGAGCTGGTGCGGGAGATCGGCCGCGGCGGGTTCGGCGTGGTCTTCGAGGCGCTCGACGGCGAGCTGGGGCGGCCGGTGGCCTTCAAGGCGCTGCGCCCCTCGCGCGTCATCGAGGCCGGGCAGGCGGCCGCGCTGCGCGACGAGGCCGAGGCGGCGGCCCGGCTCAACCACCCGGGCATCGTCACGGTACACGACTTCGGGACCTGCGCCTCGGGCCCCTACGTCATCATGGAGCTGCTGCGGGGCGAGGCCCTGGCGGAGCGGGTGGAGCGCGGCCCGCTGCCCGTGGCCGAGGCGGTGCACGTGGCGCTGGAGGTGGCCCGCGCCCTGGCCCACGCGCACGCCGCCGGGGTGCTGCACCGCGACCTCAACCCGGGCAACGTCTTCCTCTGCCAGGGGGGCGCGGTGAAGGTGCTGGACTTCGGCCTGGCGCGGGTGCTCGGCTCCGGCGGCCTGCGCGGCGGCACGCCCAGCTACACCGCGCCCGAGCAGTGGCGTGGCGAGGCGGACGACGGCCGGGCCGACCTCTTCGGCCTGGGCTGCCTGCTCTACCGGATGCTGGCCGGGCGCACGCCCTACCAGACCGCCTCGGGCCGGCTCACCGTGCACGACGTGACGCCCCCGCCTCTGCCGGACCTGGCCGGCGTGCCGGCCGGCCTGGCGGCGCTGGCCCGCCGGCTGGTGGAGCGGATCCCGGCCGATCGGCCGGCCAGCGCCGCGGAGGTGGTGCGCCTGCTCGAGGCCGAGGCCCGCGCCCTCGACCCGCGGGCCCGCCGGGTGCGCCGCGGCCTGGCCGGGCTCGGCGCGGCGGCGGTGGCGCTGGCGCTGCTGGTCGGGGCCTTCGCCTGGTGGGGACCGGACGAGCCCCCCGGGCCCCTCGCGGTGCTGGTGGCCGACCTGGAGAACCGCACCGGCGAGCCCGAGCTGGACGGGCTGGCGGGCCTGCTGGGCACGGCGCTCGAGCAGTCGCGCCACCTGGCGGTGGTGAGCCGCGCCCGCCAGTGGGAGGCCCTGGCGCAGCTCGGCCACGGCGACGCCGTCCGCATCGACGAGCGGCTGGCCCGGGAGGTGGCGCGCCGGACCGGCGTCCAGGCGCTGCTGCTCGGCACGGTGCACCGCTTCGACGGCACCTACGTGCTGGAGCTGCGCGGGCTCGAGCCGGCGGCTGGCCGCCACCTCTTCAGCCTCTCCGAGCGGGTGGTGGGGCGCCAGCTGGTGCCGGAGCTGGTGGACGCGGTGGCGCTCCGGGCCCGCCGCGCCCTCGCCGAGCCGCAGGACCTGGTGGAGGCGGACCGCCGGCCGGTGGGTGACGCGGTGACCCACAACCTGGCCGCCTACCGGCACTACTTCGCCGGCCTGGAGTGCATGATCCGGCGCTCCGACTCGGAGCGGGTCTGCCCGGACCACTTCCTGCGGGCCCTGGAGATCGACCCGGCCTTCGCCCTGGCCCACCACCAGCTGGCCTACCTGCTGGGCGCCGAGGGGAGCGACGAGGCGGGGGCGCGCCGCGAGAACGCTCTGGCGATGGCCCAGGCCGACCGGGCGCCGCCGCGCGAGCGGGCCCTCATCCTGGCCTTCCAGGCCGAGCTGGAGGGCCGGGTCGAGGACGCCGTGGTGGCCTACGGCGAGGCCGCCGGGCGCTTCCCAGACGACCACGAGGTGCACGCCCGGGCCGGCTACTACCTGCACCGGCAGCGCGACTGGGCGCGCGCCCTCCCCTTCATGCGCCGCGCCGTGGCGCTCGACCCCGAGCGGGAGGACGTGGCCCGGCTGCTGGTGGCCGACCTGGTCCAGCTCGGCCGCCTCGACGAGCTGCGCCAGTACGCCGCCGCCTGGGAGCGGCTGCCCTCCTCGCCGGCGCGGCGCTCGCTGCTGGTGCGGGCCTGGTTCTGGCTGGGCGACCGGCCCCGGGCCCTGGCGGTGGCGCACCAGATCTCGGCGGCGGGCGGCCTGGGGGCCCACTACGAGGAGGCCGTCATCCACTTCGCCGGCGGCGACTTCGGCGCGGCGGCCAGCGCGCTGGACCGGGACGTGGCGGCCGGGCAGGAGGACGCCTACGTGCGGGCCGGGGTGACGCGCGCCCTGGAGGCGCGGGGGCGCTTCCGCGAGGCGCTGGGGCGGGTCCCGCCCGACGACGCCCCCTCCCGGCGGGCCCTGGTGCACCACAGCCGCGCCGTCATGCTGGCCGCCCAGGGGCGCGGCGCCGAGGCCTGGCAGGAGGCCCAGCGCTGCGCCGAGGCCGATCCCGCCATCGCCGGGCCGCTGGCCACCGACCTGCTCTTCCTCGGCGACCGGCCCGGCGCCGCCACGCTGGCCGCCGGCCTGGCCCCCGGCACCCTCGACGCCCGGGTCCACGCCGCGGTGCTGGCCTGGCGCGAGGGGCAGTCCGGCGAGGCGGTGAGGGCGCTCCAGGCGCTGTCGGCCACCGAGCCGGTGCCGTCCTGGTGGGGCATGCCGCCGTCCTGGGCGCTGGCCCAGGTGGCCGAGGTGGCCGGGGACCACGCCACGGTGGTGGCGGCGGTGGACCGGCTCCTCTCCACCTGGCACCCCATGTCCTCGCGCGGCGGCGGCATGGTGCCGCGCGCGCTGCTGCTGCGGGCCCACGCCCTGGCCCGCCTGGGCCGCCGCGAGCGGGCGCGGACCGAGCTGGAGCGGCTGCTGGCGCAGCGCGCCGGGGGCGACCCGGCCGATCCGGTGGCCGCCGAGGCGCGCGTCGCGCTGGCCGCCCTCGAGGCGCCGCGCTAG